In Clupea harengus unplaced genomic scaffold, Ch_v2.0.2, whole genome shotgun sequence, the sequence CGCTCAcccacccaagcacacacagaggaagataaacacacacacacacacacacacacacacccaagcacacacagaggaagataaACACACCCCAAGGAGTAGAgtgaagacggagagagaacaCGGGCGCCTAAGTGAACAAACACAATGGCTGAGCACCAGAAGAAACACAACGGCTGAAGAGATAAgagcacaaacagacagagagtgcaacagacacagaggagggCAGACAGACAtcccacatacagacagacagacagacagacagacagacagacagacagacaaagggaaACAGATGCTGGCTCTGTTTGTCAGCCATAGGAATGAGATGATTAACTAAGAAGCTCTACAAAGTCCCATGaggcctcaaacacacacacacatacacacacgcaaatacgcacacacacacgcaaatacgcacacacactcactaacacacgcactaacacacgcacactcactcactcactcactcacacacacacacacttacacaatcactcactcacacagacacacacacacacacacacactcactcactcactcactcacacacacacacatacacacacgcaaatacgcacacacactcactaacacacgcacacactcactcactcactcactcacacacacacacatacttacacaatcactcactcactcactcactcactaacccaCCTGGTACGGATGTCCCGAGGGCCACAAACACCACGGCGGTGACGGAGTCCTTGAGGCCGACGGTGCAGCCGAAGTGTGATGCGAGGTCTCCGGTGACGGCCGTCAGGAGGCCGATGAGGGAGATGGACACGATGAAGCAGGCCCAGCCATTCCAGTACTCGGTGGGCGGCACGAAGGCGAACAGAACCTTCCAGAACACCGTCAGGAAGTGCATGATGTAGTCGAAGCAGGAGGGCAGCCGCTCCTCgccactctcctcctcatcgTCATCGCCTGGGAGACGGAGTCAACGTGTAGCCAGGTTACCATGGAGACCGTGGGCAGGAGAACCAGGTGGAATGTGTGTCTGgggatatgagtgtgtatgcatgtgactgtaaatgtgtgtgtgcatgagtatttGGACCCCACAGTGTGAACCAAGAAGACAATAGATGTtacggtagtgtgtgtgtgtgtgtatgtgtgagtatgtgtgtgtgtgtgtgtgtgtgtgtgtgtgtctgcgtgtctgtgtgtgtgtttctatgtagaatgtgtgtgcatatgctttTGCAACATTTAGATATTGAACAACTGTCAGACTCAAAACTCATGGAGCATATGGGTTGGTGCACAGCcccctgggcacacacacacaaacacacacacacacacacacacactcacacactcacactcacacacacacactcacacacacacacacacactcacacacacacacacacacacacagggacctgCAGTGGTGTAGCAgccagatagggagagagaactcAGGAAACAACACTGGGCTTGTGCATCTATTCACTGCAGTGCGCTGTGCTGGCAGTTcattacagaaagagagagtgtgtgtgtgtgtgtgtatgcaattaagtgtgtatgtgtgtgtttgtgtgtgtgtgtgtgagagagtgtgtgtgtgtgtgggtgtgtgtgtgtgtgcaattaggtgtgtgtgtgtgtgtgtgtgtgcaattaagtgtgtatgtgtgtgttttgtgtgtggagggggaccgtgtgtgcagagagagggcaTTTAGAAACCTTCACACTGATTTACTGTACCAGAATCAGATCAGGGCCTCAAGGGTCTCCAGCTATGCAGCTTAATGTGTTTACTGACACAAGCAAATTAGTTTAGccactgttttatgtgtgtttgtattatatatatatatatatatgtgtgtgtgtgtgtgtgtgtgtgtgtgtgtgtgtgtgtgtgtgtgtgtatgtgtgtgtgtgtgtgtgtgtgtgtgtataagtgtgtgtataagtgtgtatatatataagtgtgtgtgtatatatacatgaatatatatatatatatatatatatataagtgtgtgtgtgtgtgtgtgtgtttgtttgtgtgtgtgtatatttaagggtgtgtgtgtatgtgtgtgtgtgtatatatttatatataggagtgtgtgtgtgtttgtgtgtgtgtgtgtatatatatacagtatataagggtgtgtgggtgtttgtgtgtgtgtatatataagggtatgtgtgtgtgtgtgtgtgtgtgtgtgtatatatatatatatataaatataagggtgtgtgtgtgtgtttgtttgtttgtgtgtatatataagggtgtgtgtgtgtggggtaaaaGTCACTGACCTGCGCTGACAGTCACGGCGCTCACAAACTGCTCCCTCCAGCTGCTGCTCCCCACCACCAGAGCCAGGTTAGTCTTCTTGATCAGCTTATCCACTGtgttctactcacacacacacacacacacacgcaagcacgcacacacacacccacgcacgcacacacacacacacacacacacacacagagggaaagagaaattgAAAAGAGTTGGGAAGTAGTTAGATGCTGCAGTCtaagttgtgtgtctgtgtgatttaaaGTGTGTTAAATGACGTATcgttgaagttgtgtgtgtgtgtgtgtgtgatttaaagtGTGTTAAGTGATGTATctctgaagttgtgtgtgtgtgcgatttaAAGTGTGTTCACTGATGTATcgctgaagttgtgtgtgtgtgtgatttaaagtGTGTTAAGTGACGTATcgctgaagttgtgtgtgtgtgaattaaagTATGTCCAGTGATGTATcgctgaagttgtgtgtgtgatttgaagtGTGTCCAGTGATGTATcgctgaagttgtgtgtgtgtgtgtgtgtgatttaaagtGTGTTAAGTGACGTATCGccaaagttttgtgtgtgtgtgtgtgtgtgtgtgatttaaagtGTGTTCAGTGATGTATcgctgaagttgtgtgtgtgtgaattaaagTGTGTTAAGTGACTTATcgctgaagttgtgtgtgtgtgatttaaagtATGTCCAGTGATGTATCGCTGAAGTTGTGTGAGTGACCTTAGGTGGTAAGATGCTATGAGAGCAGTCTGAGAAGTGTATggaagatctctctctctctctgtttcacacatacacacacacacacacacacacacacacacagagagagagagagagagagagagagacagacacacacacacacacacacacacaccacaatctaTCCTGTAAATGCCAGCTCTGCATTTTTCTTTCTGGCTTCCTAGGCTTTTTAATTTTCAGGGGTGacctgtgtgatgtatgtgtgtgatgagtgtgtgtgagtgtgtgtgtgatgtgtgtgtgtgagagtgagagtgtgagtgagtgtgtgaatccAACCCCCTCattccacacacccacacacctccgctGCCATGACCTTTTGCATtttgactgctgctgctgaaaaaTGGCAGCAGCTCATCCAGACAGGTGTAATGAGGACGCGACCTTGCCAgacagacaagtgtgtgtgtgtgtgtgtgtgtctgagtgtgtgtgtgtgtgtctgagtgtgtgtgtgtgtgtgtgtgtgagtatgtaatgCCAAAggtgggtatctgtgtgtgtgtgtgtctgtgcctgagtGGGActggtgtgtttgggggagatactgatgggactgtgt encodes:
- the LOC122132664 gene encoding sodium/calcium exchanger 1-like: RKILEVKVIDDEEYEKNKTFTIQLGEPVLLEVGQKHGDSNDNKPVGLADEEDLAKMGCPSLGEHTTLEVVIEESYEFKNTVDKLIKKTNLALVVGSSSWREQFVSAVTVSAGDDDEEESGEERLPSCFDYIMHFLTVFWKVLFAFVPPTEYWNGWACFIVSISLIGLLTAVTGDLASHFGCTVGLKDSVTAVVFVALGTSVP